The nucleotide sequence CCAGAAATGACCTCGGTGCCCGGGGGGCGGCCCGAGTCACCGCCGGGGGCGCAGCCGTGCCCGGTCGCGTACCCGGCGGATCGGTCGTAGCGGGCGGGTGACCGTCACCGGGGCGGCGATCGCCGGATCGTTGGTGAGCACCGCCCGGTGCAGGCTGCGCAGCTCCTCGCTGGGCCCGACGCCGAGCTGGTCCACCAGCACCTCCCGCACCGACTGGTAGGTCTCCAGCGCCTCTGCCTGCCGGCCGGCCCGGTAGAGCGCCACCATCAGCCGTCCCCACATCGACTCCCGCAACGGTTCCCGGGCGGTCAGGTCACGCAGTTGGGGCAGCAGGTCACCGTGCCCTCCGGCGGCGAGCAGCAGGTCGATCCGGCGCTCGGTCACCCCGTACCACTCCTCGGTCAGGCCGGGTGCGTGCTCCGCGACCAGCCATTCCGAGGCCACGTCCTGCAACGGCATGCCCCGCCAGCAGGCGAGTGCCGCGTCGAGCAGCCGCAACTCGTCCGCCGGCCGGGCCGACCGCGCCGCACCGGCGAGAGCGCGGAAGCGGTACACGTCGACGGTGTCCCGGGGCAGGTCCAGGGTGTAGCCGCCGGTGCCGCTCGCGATCACGTCCGTGCCGAGGTCGTGCCGGAGCCGGGTGACGATCGTCGAGAGTGCCCGCCGGGCCAGTTCCGGAACGTCCTCGCCCCACAGGTACCGGGCCAGCACGCTGATGCTGACACTCCGCCCCGGAGTGAGCGCGAGCGCGCCGAGCGTCACCTGCCGGCGAGGCGCGGCAACGCTCACCGGCCGGCCGTCCACGAGCACCCGGACCGGCCCGAGCAGACCGATCTCCAGTACTCCGTTCACCATCCACCCCCCGATCGATGGAAACCGTTGTCAGCTACCAGCAGTGTCCGCAGACCGGTCGGGGCGCCCAGTCCGGCGGGACGAGCCGGATCATCCGGGCGACCAGCGGGTCCTCGGTGTCCAGCGGGCGCGCCTCGAGCCGGTGGTCCAGCTGGTCCCACACCACCCGGACGCACTCGATCCGGACCAGGTAGTCGGTGACCACGCAGATGGCGAAGTCCACCGTACCGAACGGCAGCCGCTTCCGTTCCGAGAACGGGCTGACCCCGACGTTCGCGTACGGCCGCAGGTGCGACATGTAGACGAGGCCGTGCGCGAAGCCCGGCTCGTAGATGGCGTACCCGAAGGTGGCTCCGGTCTTCTCCTGGGTGCAGTCGAGTTGGCCGGCGAGGGCGAGGAAGTCGCCGTCGTTGGTCTCGTCCAGGGTCGCGGTCTCGATGCTGCCGGAGGTGCAGGCGATCCGTTCCCAGACCAGCGGGTCGGCCGCCGTCGCCGGGCTGGCGGCGAGCGAGCTGGCAACAGCGGCGGCCAGCACCGCGATCAGGCGTCTCATCGGTCTTCTCTCTCGACGGGCGGGGTGTTCCTGGGTGGGCTCGCCGCCTGCATCGCGCCGAGGGCGAGGCCGAGCTGGAAGCGGTTCTCCACGCCGAGCCGGTCCATCAGGGCCCGCAGCGCGTAGGTGACCGAGCGGGCGGACATGCCGAGTTCCCTGGCGGCGCTGGTGTCGGTGTGCCCCTCGGCCAGCAGCGTGACGAGTGTCTTCTCTCGTGGTGTGAGCACGACCTCGGGTACTCCGTTCCGGCGCGGATCCGTCGCGTCCGTCCAGCGGCGGACGAACAGCGAGACGAACGACTCGACCGCCGCGGGTTCGACGATCTCCCAGGTGTCTCGGTGCAGGTTGTTCGGGTCGACGGCGACCAGCGCGCCCCGACGGTCGAAGACCATCAGCTTGTGCGGCAGCCGGGGCGCCTCGCGGTACTCCCCGCCGAGCCGGGCGAACTCGGTCGCGTGCCGGGACGACCGGTCGCCGTCGGCGGGTGCCCGCCCCAGCGAACGTAGCCGGATCCGGCGCCGCGGCAGCGCGATGTCGATCGGGCCGGCGATCGCCAGGACGTCGGTGCTGAAGACCTCTTCCGGGTTCATCGCCAGGTGCTCGGCCCGCTCCACCGCCCGCCCGCCGGCCAGCGCCCCCGTCCCCCTGCCCGTCATGAACAACTCCCTCCCCCTGGGAATCGGTACGTCGCGATGTAAACACAGGACGGCACCGATGTCTCGAGCCAGCAAGATCATCATGGTGATTTCTTGCGAGATCGCGCAACCGGCCCGCCCGGGCTGCCGGCCAGGCTGCTCCGGCACGCTTCACCGGGATGGTCCACCCGCCCGGCGTCCGCGGGCCGGGCCCGGATTTGAACCGTCGGCGCGGAAAACCCGTTCTAGCTCACGAGTGGTCGCGCTGTCGTGGGCGTGCTCCGCCGTGCCGGTACGGCCTCCAGGAGAGGATCTTCGGGTTGTCACTCTTCACGCGCTCGCCACTGGGCCCGGATCAGGAACGGACGACCACGAAGCACGATCCGCCACCGGACGGGCACTCCGAGGAGCACCCGACCGACGCGCGGCCCGCCTCCGCCGACACCACCACCACCACCACCGCGGGCGGCGACGACGGTCCGGCCGGCGAAGACGGTGGTGACACCCCGGCCGGTGGTGGCGCGACGGATGCCCCGGCCGGTGGTGAGGCGACGGATGTCCCGGCCGGTGGTGGCGCGACGGATGTCCCGGCCGCGCGGGTGCGGCGTGCGACCCTCCGGCGGCTCCGCAGGCAGACGACGACGGTAGCGGCGGCCCTGCTGGTGCTGCTCGCCCTGACCGCGCCGAACCGGCCGGACCAGTTCACCCTCGGCACGCTCGCGCGCATCCCGATGGAGGCACTCCTCGGCATCGTGCTCCTGTTGGCGCTGCGGCCGGGGGCGCGACGGGTGGCCGCCGTACTCGGTGGTGTCGGTATCGGCCTGCTGGTGCTGCTCAAGGTCGTGGACATCGGCTTCTACGCCGTACTCGCCCGGCAGTTCGACCCGGTCCTCGACTGGATCCTGCTGGACGACGCGATCTCGTTCCTCACCGACTCGGTCGGCCGGATCGGGGCGATCGGCGCGGCGGTGCTGGCCGCGCTGCTCGTCGTCGCGGTACTCGTGCTGATGACGCTGGCGGTGCTCCGGCTGACCCGGCTGGTGGCCCGGCACGACGTCGCCGCGACGCGTACCGTGCTGGCGGTCGGTGCGGCCTGGCTGGCCTGTGCCGTGCTCGGCGTGCAGATCGTGCCCGGCGTACCGGTGGCGGCCCGCAACACGGTCGGCCTGGCGCACGGACGCGCG is from Micromonospora sp. WMMD1102 and encodes:
- a CDS encoding helix-turn-helix transcriptional regulator yields the protein MTGRGTGALAGGRAVERAEHLAMNPEEVFSTDVLAIAGPIDIALPRRRIRLRSLGRAPADGDRSSRHATEFARLGGEYREAPRLPHKLMVFDRRGALVAVDPNNLHRDTWEIVEPAAVESFVSLFVRRWTDATDPRRNGVPEVVLTPREKTLVTLLAEGHTDTSAARELGMSARSVTYALRALMDRLGVENRFQLGLALGAMQAASPPRNTPPVEREDR
- a CDS encoding AfsR/SARP family transcriptional regulator, with the protein product MVNGVLEIGLLGPVRVLVDGRPVSVAAPRRQVTLGALALTPGRSVSISVLARYLWGEDVPELARRALSTIVTRLRHDLGTDVIASGTGGYTLDLPRDTVDVYRFRALAGAARSARPADELRLLDAALACWRGMPLQDVASEWLVAEHAPGLTEEWYGVTERRIDLLLAAGGHGDLLPQLRDLTAREPLRESMWGRLMVALYRAGRQAEALETYQSVREVLVDQLGVGPSEELRSLHRAVLTNDPAIAAPVTVTRPLRPIRRVRDRARLRPRR